TGAAATGGAATGACTTACCACATTTACTTGTAGCGTCTTTTCCCATTCAACTTCATTCTGTATACCAGCATTATTACATACGATATGAAGGGCGCCATAAGTAGCTATGACTTGCTTGAAACATTCTGAATGGGAAGGAAAATGTGACTATGACGTGTACATTTACATTTAGAATTATTGGGTATAAGTTGCAGTCTCGATATCGCATCGCTTATCGTTGGCTTGTTTTCCatatcaaaaagaagtaaacccaTGTCTGTGGTGCTTTTGTACGAAATCTGTGAGGAATTCCTTATAGACACCACAAACAACAGCTAACTTCATTTTGAATAACCTTTAAGTgtgttgtgtacaaaaaataaTGCACAAGTTAGGCTATACATTTATGAGCTAGCAGGTAAATGAGCCAATTGATTACaggtataattatttatttttgcaaatatgccATATACCTTCCATCTGGTCTTTAGATGCTACATCACATTTGCAAATGTGAAATCGTTCTGTACCGAACTCCTTTTCAAATTCAGTCTGTGTTTGTTTCATAGAATCTTCATTAATATCTACAATGAAAACTGCCtgcaaaaagaaatcaaaataattattataaattcaaattcaaattcagtctGCGTTAGTTCCATAGCATCGTCATTAATATCTATAATGGAAACTTCCTACAAAAGtaatcaaaaataattattataggcctaaatgggtTTACTATTATAGAAgatcgaattaaaaagactagtttgcgtctgacgacatcaaacatgattggttgctgacctgcgcagtacggtattttggtcttcactgacaatgtgtacgcatgatggttccaattaggggtacttttcaagaaatgtccgcggaattttcgaggacaaaattgttcgcgattgtccaaattaggggtgttttggagcaaaattgtccttgaaatgaaaaatagggtgtatttgtaggactttcgtccgcgttttaccgctacagtcttcgttattgtcctcatttccccgtgaaataggggggaaattcaaaagcgtccttgaaatggtaaaaataggggtatttctttcgggaaaatgtccttgattcctcgtgata
Above is a genomic segment from Amphiura filiformis chromosome 17, Afil_fr2py, whole genome shotgun sequence containing:
- the LOC140137084 gene encoding 15-hydroxyprostaglandin dehydrogenase [NAD(+)]-like, which gives rise to MDVAGKVALVTGGASGIGKGMVEIMLRKQAKAVFIVDINEDSMKQTQTEFEKEFGTERFHICKCDVASKDQMEECFKQVIATYGALHIVCNNAGIQNEVEWEKTLQVNVNGVIIGTKLAVQYMEGESCGGGVIINTSSEVGKNIFRCSAIISV